Proteins encoded together in one Chthoniobacterales bacterium window:
- the mreC gene encoding rod shape-determining protein MreC, which yields MKKVNILLAVIVVLLAIFLTLLSSGSAQKVQRSVMSVLSPFLRTGSAVQQGLGAMGKGLKTLDQLEADNRRLERENKELRATNIILRDMEAENNKLRAAMDYRERSVFGLVPAQVITRDASTWWNTVTINRGFEDGVDDGMQGGPPMTVITDTGLVGKVMTAGKNDAKIVLITDENCKIGAYVEGTHEKGIVSGVRVQEGGAAELQMSFLSKNANLQPGQKVYTQGVGAVFPSGLLIGTVKSFKPRELDGQAILEPAVDFSTLADVFIIAGKK from the coding sequence ATGAAGAAAGTCAACATCCTCCTCGCGGTGATCGTCGTGTTGCTGGCGATCTTCCTGACCCTGCTGAGTTCGGGGTCCGCGCAGAAGGTCCAGCGGAGCGTGATGTCGGTATTGTCGCCGTTCCTGCGCACCGGCTCGGCAGTCCAGCAGGGGCTGGGCGCGATGGGGAAGGGACTCAAGACGCTCGACCAGCTCGAAGCGGATAACCGCCGCCTCGAGCGCGAGAACAAGGAGCTGCGCGCGACGAACATCATCCTTCGCGACATGGAGGCGGAGAACAACAAGCTGCGCGCCGCGATGGATTATCGCGAGCGATCGGTGTTCGGTCTCGTGCCCGCGCAGGTGATCACCCGTGACGCGTCCACCTGGTGGAATACCGTGACGATCAACCGCGGCTTCGAGGACGGCGTGGATGACGGCATGCAGGGCGGTCCGCCGATGACGGTGATCACGGATACCGGTCTCGTCGGCAAGGTGATGACTGCCGGAAAGAACGACGCGAAGATCGTTTTGATCACCGACGAGAACTGCAAGATCGGCGCCTACGTCGAGGGCACCCACGAGAAGGGAATCGTCAGTGGCGTGCGCGTGCAGGAGGGTGGCGCGGCCGAACTCCAGATGAGTTTTCTTTCCAAGAACGCGAACCTGCAACCCGGGCAGAAGGTTTACACGCAGGGCGTGGGCGCCGTCTTCCCCTCGGGATTGCTCATCGGAACGGTCAAGAGTTTCAAGCCGCGCGAACTGGATGGGCAGGCCATCCTCGAACCGGCGGTTGATTTTTCCACATTGGCCGATGTTTTCATCATCGCCGGGAAAAAATGA
- a CDS encoding penicillin-binding transpeptidase domain-containing protein, translated as MKKGVPTFRIIFLAAVIVGGLAILISRLWWVQIVRGDYYLAKVKGGSRVTVRLPAVRGEIKDRNGVPLVENRASFEVDFYLPDIVRAYKKEHGKPPLRDVKFRRRDRYGNLSEVPEVDIPKVVNDSVIERLTELGVAVDYNAEQLQTHYRNEELIPYPYRQDLDFDTMAKLMENNVGLPGLKAEVKPVRYYPYGSLAAHILGYVGAPRDIDKQRKEEAEEGKDYNFFQPDVEGKAQIEKAMDKYLRGKPGVRTLQRDAKNQILENDAQLVPPEKGADVFLTIDARLQYIVEETLRVAGRAACVVVDVNNGDILAMASVPSFDPNKFVPSIAAKDWVALTSDETSPLLNRAINGYIPGSTFKAISALAIERAKIGAQHFECGGGMSYGNTFMKCWIFGKGNHGSLDVEGGLKNSCNGYFFRAGNVAGIDQIDEIGHMLGLGQLTGIPLSGESPGILDGPEHLRSVNPQDKWRPSLTANVAIGQGAVLASPLQMAMVAATIANGGTCYYPRIVDRVVEADGTVDTPEPVRVRSNLLTDAGMTAEQIEHVRHGMWRVVNEEGGTARKARIAGFEVAGKTGTAQNWRLDSKGRKTQDNNTLFIAFAPYQKPKYAICVLIQGGKSGGGVPAPVAAKILEQAFAMDKGDLKVDLAALEPSKGNFKFIESIDFDRDIPAAAAADQETVETVASASATVRDVASDTEEPSIRAEPDSEGRVKPQPKEKKRGLLDNFFNFGGSKKKPKPEREERKPGWNPFRR; from the coding sequence ATGAAAAAAGGGGTTCCCACATTTCGCATCATCTTTCTCGCAGCGGTCATCGTCGGCGGCCTGGCGATCCTGATCAGCCGCCTCTGGTGGGTGCAGATTGTGCGTGGCGATTACTACCTCGCGAAGGTCAAGGGTGGTTCCCGGGTGACCGTGCGTCTGCCGGCCGTGCGCGGCGAGATCAAGGACCGCAATGGGGTTCCCCTCGTCGAAAATCGCGCCAGCTTCGAGGTGGACTTCTACCTGCCCGACATCGTTCGCGCTTACAAAAAGGAACACGGCAAGCCCCCGTTGCGCGACGTGAAATTTCGCCGCCGCGATCGCTACGGCAACCTGAGCGAGGTGCCCGAGGTCGATATCCCCAAGGTCGTCAACGACTCGGTGATCGAGCGGTTGACGGAACTCGGCGTGGCGGTGGATTACAACGCCGAGCAGCTTCAGACGCATTATCGCAACGAGGAACTGATTCCCTATCCGTATCGCCAGGATCTCGATTTCGACACGATGGCGAAGTTGATGGAGAACAACGTCGGTCTGCCGGGCCTGAAGGCCGAGGTGAAGCCCGTGCGCTATTATCCCTACGGCTCGCTGGCCGCCCACATCCTCGGCTACGTCGGCGCCCCGCGCGACATCGACAAGCAGCGCAAGGAGGAGGCCGAGGAGGGCAAGGATTACAATTTTTTCCAGCCCGACGTGGAGGGTAAGGCCCAGATCGAGAAGGCGATGGACAAGTATCTCCGCGGCAAGCCGGGCGTGCGGACGCTCCAGCGTGACGCGAAGAACCAGATCCTCGAGAACGACGCCCAGCTCGTTCCGCCGGAGAAAGGGGCCGATGTTTTCCTGACGATCGACGCCCGTCTCCAATACATCGTCGAGGAGACGTTGCGGGTCGCAGGACGCGCTGCCTGCGTCGTGGTCGACGTCAACAACGGCGACATTCTCGCGATGGCCTCGGTGCCTTCGTTCGATCCCAACAAGTTCGTTCCGTCGATCGCGGCCAAGGACTGGGTCGCCCTCACTTCCGACGAAACGTCGCCGCTGCTCAATCGCGCCATCAACGGCTACATTCCCGGTTCCACGTTCAAGGCGATCTCCGCGCTCGCCATCGAGCGCGCCAAGATCGGAGCCCAGCACTTCGAATGCGGTGGCGGAATGAGCTATGGCAACACCTTCATGAAATGCTGGATTTTCGGAAAAGGAAATCACGGCAGTCTCGATGTCGAGGGGGGCCTCAAGAATTCCTGCAACGGTTACTTCTTTCGCGCCGGCAATGTCGCGGGCATCGACCAGATCGACGAGATCGGCCACATGCTCGGTCTGGGGCAGCTGACCGGCATTCCGCTTTCCGGCGAAAGCCCCGGCATTCTCGACGGCCCCGAGCATCTGCGTTCGGTAAATCCGCAGGACAAATGGCGGCCCAGCCTCACGGCAAATGTCGCGATCGGGCAGGGCGCCGTGCTGGCCTCGCCGCTGCAGATGGCCATGGTCGCCGCGACGATCGCGAACGGCGGCACCTGTTATTACCCGCGAATCGTCGACCGGGTTGTCGAGGCGGATGGCACCGTCGATACGCCGGAGCCCGTGCGCGTGCGGTCGAATCTTCTCACCGACGCGGGCATGACCGCCGAACAGATCGAGCATGTGCGCCATGGCATGTGGCGCGTGGTCAACGAGGAAGGCGGCACGGCTCGCAAGGCTCGCATCGCGGGCTTCGAGGTGGCGGGCAAGACCGGCACGGCGCAGAACTGGCGCCTCGACTCGAAAGGCCGCAAGACGCAGGACAACAACACGCTCTTCATCGCATTCGCGCCCTACCAGAAGCCGAAATACGCGATCTGCGTGCTCATTCAGGGCGGCAAATCCGGCGGTGGAGTGCCAGCCCCGGTGGCGGCGAAGATTCTCGAACAGGCCTTTGCCATGGACAAGGGCGACCTCAAGGTCGATCTCGCCGCGCTCGAGCCCTCGAAGGGCAACTTCAAGTTCATCGAGTCCATCGATTTCGATCGCGACATCCCCGCCGCCGCGGCGGCCGATCAGGAGACGGTGGAAACCGTTGCTTCCGCCTCCGCCACGGTTCGCGACGTGGCCAGCGACACGGAGGAGCCGAGCATTCGCGCCGAGCCCGACAGCGAAGGGCGCGTGAAGCCGCAGCCGAAGGAGAAGAAGCGCGGCCTCCTCGACAATTTTTTCAACTTTGGTGGCAGCAAGAAGAAACCAAAACCGGAGCGCGAAGAGCGCAAGCCGGGTTGGAATCCCTTCCGCCGCTAG
- a CDS encoding rod shape-determining protein → MFDKILGFLSHDIGIDLGTANTLVFVKDHGIVLREPSVVAVHAGTNKVLAVGDEAKRMLGRTPGNIVAIRPLKDGVIADFEVTEAMLRHFISKVHSRSRMRRPRVVIAVPSGITEVEKRAVRESAIHAGAREVHLIEEPMAAAIGVGLPVQDAAGNMIIDIGGGTTEVALISLSGIVFSRSVRVAGDELDEAIAQYMKRAYNLMIGERTAEEIKIKIGSAYKLEKEVSMEVKGRDLVAGLPKTITITSQEVREALMEPISTIVDSVRITLERCPPELSADLVDRGLVLAGGGALLRGLDRLLAEETGLPVHVAEDPLSAVAEGTGKALQEINLLRRVSSMDRQHIATSI, encoded by the coding sequence GCCAACACGCTCGTCTTTGTAAAGGACCACGGAATCGTGCTCCGCGAACCCTCGGTGGTCGCGGTCCATGCCGGCACGAACAAGGTGCTCGCCGTTGGCGATGAGGCCAAGCGCATGCTCGGCCGCACTCCCGGCAACATCGTCGCGATTCGCCCTCTCAAGGATGGCGTCATCGCCGATTTCGAGGTGACCGAGGCAATGCTTCGCCACTTCATCAGCAAGGTCCACAGTCGCAGTCGGATGCGCCGCCCGCGGGTGGTCATCGCCGTGCCGAGTGGAATTACCGAAGTCGAGAAGCGCGCCGTGCGCGAGAGTGCCATTCACGCGGGCGCCCGCGAGGTGCACCTCATCGAGGAGCCCATGGCCGCCGCGATCGGGGTCGGCCTGCCCGTGCAGGACGCCGCGGGTAACATGATCATCGACATCGGTGGCGGCACGACGGAAGTCGCGCTCATCTCGCTCTCGGGCATCGTTTTCAGCCGCAGCGTGCGCGTTGCCGGCGACGAACTCGACGAGGCCATCGCCCAATACATGAAGCGGGCCTACAACCTCATGATCGGTGAGCGCACCGCGGAGGAGATCAAGATCAAGATCGGCTCGGCCTACAAGCTCGAGAAGGAAGTCAGCATGGAAGTGAAAGGTCGCGATCTCGTGGCCGGCCTGCCGAAAACCATCACCATCACCTCGCAGGAAGTGCGCGAGGCCCTTATGGAACCCATTTCGACGATCGTCGATTCCGTGCGCATCACGCTCGAGCGCTGTCCGCCCGAGCTCTCCGCCGACCTCGTGGACCGCGGCCTCGTGCTGGCGGGCGGCGGCGCTCTGTTGCGCGGCCTCGATCGGTTGCTCGCCGAGGAAACCGGCCTGCCGGTGCACGTCGCGGAGGATCCTCTCAGCGCCGTCGCCGAAGGCACGGGCAAGGCGTTGCAGGAAATCAACTTGCTGCGTCGGGTCTCCTCCATGGACCGTCAGCACATCGCGACCTCGATCTAG
- a CDS encoding DUF192 domain-containing protein, with translation MFRPVACFLFASLLFSGTVLSQVPDKPQPKLPTISLSIGDRKLATEVADDDTERETGMMFRTEMADGTAMLFVFNVPQRRGFWMKNTIIPLSVAYLNASGMILEIHDLQPKDERAVTSQFDTIAYAIEVPQGWFSKNGILPGSMVTGLPPLARQ, from the coding sequence ATGTTTCGACCGGTCGCCTGTTTCCTTTTCGCGTCTCTCCTTTTCTCCGGAACGGTCCTGTCGCAGGTTCCGGACAAGCCCCAGCCGAAGCTGCCCACGATCTCGCTCTCCATCGGCGACCGGAAACTCGCCACGGAGGTGGCCGACGACGACACCGAGCGCGAGACGGGCATGATGTTCCGCACCGAGATGGCCGACGGCACGGCCATGCTGTTCGTCTTCAACGTCCCCCAGCGGAGGGGTTTTTGGATGAAGAACACCATCATCCCACTCTCCGTCGCCTATCTGAATGCGAGCGGGATGATCCTGGAGATTCACGACCTCCAGCCGAAGGATGAACGGGCGGTGACCAGCCAGTTCGACACCATCGCCTACGCCATCGAGGTTCCGCAGGGCTGGTTCTCGAAAAATGGAATCCTGCCAGGCTCGATGGTGACTGGCCTTCCGCCGCTTGCGCGGCAGTAG
- a CDS encoding Rne/Rng family ribonuclease — MIETVKRILGLGRKPTGTKLIISCEKLEKRVALLENNRLEEYTIERETERNIVGGIYKGKVRNIEHGLKAMFVDIGFEKNAFLHFWDAIPAALDSGIETVSREGKGGKGGGKKKQPITAKDIPNIYPVGSDVIVQVSKGPISNKGPRITTNISMPGRYLVLMPFNDQCGISRKIDDPKERDRLRKILRELELPDGMGVIMRTAGQGQRARYFVRDLGILLDQWAEIERGMEEKRSPAELFREPDLIERSVRDFLTDEVDEVLVDDLQAFERMQVLVENISKRAKKRVHHYGGAQPIFDFFGVQPQIDSAFHRQVWLPCGGYIVIDETEAMIAIDVNTGRNKGAKDMEKTILTTNLEAADEISRQLRLRNIGGLVVADYIDMKSRKDQQAVFQRVKDRLQRDKARTHVLPISALGLMEMTRQRVQESLASSQFVICPHCNGRGRVKSPMTMSVELQRSLHSVMKKHSADVHEIKIAVHPDLLARLRDEDEELLIDIERRYAGRLTFRSDPTFHQEKFVISNGLTGVELKP, encoded by the coding sequence ATGATCGAAACTGTCAAACGCATACTAGGTCTGGGTCGCAAGCCCACGGGAACAAAACTGATCATCAGCTGCGAGAAGCTCGAGAAGCGCGTCGCGCTCCTCGAGAATAACCGGCTCGAGGAATACACGATCGAGCGCGAGACCGAGCGCAACATCGTGGGCGGCATCTACAAGGGCAAGGTCCGCAACATCGAGCACGGGCTGAAGGCGATGTTCGTCGACATCGGCTTCGAGAAGAACGCATTCCTTCATTTCTGGGATGCCATTCCCGCCGCGCTCGACAGCGGCATCGAGACCGTTTCCCGCGAGGGCAAGGGCGGCAAAGGCGGCGGCAAGAAAAAGCAGCCCATCACCGCCAAGGACATTCCGAATATCTATCCCGTCGGCTCCGATGTGATCGTGCAGGTCAGCAAGGGTCCGATCAGCAACAAGGGCCCTCGCATCACGACGAACATCAGCATGCCCGGGCGCTATCTCGTCCTCATGCCGTTTAACGACCAGTGCGGCATCTCGCGCAAGATCGACGATCCCAAGGAGCGTGACCGCCTGCGCAAGATCCTTCGCGAACTTGAGCTGCCCGATGGCATGGGCGTCATCATGCGCACCGCCGGCCAGGGGCAGCGCGCCCGCTATTTCGTGCGCGATCTTGGCATCCTGCTCGACCAGTGGGCCGAGATCGAGCGCGGCATGGAGGAGAAGCGCTCTCCGGCGGAACTTTTCCGCGAGCCCGATCTCATCGAGCGCTCGGTTCGCGATTTTCTCACCGACGAAGTGGATGAAGTGCTCGTCGACGACCTTCAGGCCTTCGAGCGCATGCAGGTGCTCGTGGAAAACATCTCCAAGCGGGCCAAGAAGCGCGTGCACCATTATGGCGGCGCGCAGCCGATCTTCGACTTCTTCGGCGTCCAGCCGCAGATCGACTCCGCATTCCATCGCCAGGTCTGGCTCCCGTGCGGGGGATATATCGTGATCGACGAGACCGAGGCCATGATCGCGATCGACGTGAACACCGGCCGCAACAAGGGCGCGAAGGACATGGAGAAGACCATCCTCACGACCAATCTCGAGGCCGCGGACGAGATTTCCCGCCAGCTTCGGCTGCGCAACATCGGGGGGCTCGTCGTCGCCGACTACATCGACATGAAGAGCCGGAAGGACCAGCAGGCTGTCTTCCAGCGCGTGAAGGACCGCCTCCAGCGTGACAAGGCGCGCACGCACGTGCTGCCGATTTCCGCGCTGGGCCTCATGGAAATGACCCGCCAGCGCGTGCAGGAGAGTCTCGCGAGTTCGCAGTTCGTGATTTGCCCGCATTGCAACGGCCGCGGCCGGGTAAAGAGCCCGATGACGATGAGCGTCGAGCTCCAGCGCTCGTTGCATTCCGTGATGAAGAAGCACTCGGCCGACGTGCACGAGATCAAGATCGCGGTGCATCCCGACCTTCTTGCGCGTCTGCGCGACGAGGACGAGGAACTCCTCATCGATATCGAGCGCCGCTACGCCGGCCGGCTGACGTTCCGTTCCGATCCGACCTTCCACCAGGAGAAGTTCGTCATTTCGAACGGCCTCACCGGCGTCGAACTGAAGCCCTGA
- a CDS encoding glycosyltransferase family A protein, whose translation MRSAVIFLVFNRPELTARVLDRIRAAQPPRLLVVADGPRPDHPEDAAKVAAVRSQIDTGIDWPCEVLRDEAEENLGCGRRVSSGLDWAFGHIEEAIILEDDCLPHPSFFSFCDEMLARYRDDARVMHVAGTNLAASRMKSGTKAWFSRHAWVWGWATWRRAWQHYDFTMDSWTERLPTLRASFASSWERRYWLPTLDRARRELARANTWDYSWHYTCRSLGGRAIVPTRNLIENLGFGVDHTHTPLALRRLQQPGEDCGPITDSVSSRISPYHDELISRVYMGEPPTLINDLKSRIRTAPATVAQIFGDLLRVTPLSR comes from the coding sequence ATGCGCTCCGCCGTCATCTTTCTCGTCTTCAACCGCCCGGAACTCACCGCCCGGGTCCTTGACCGAATCCGGGCCGCCCAACCACCGCGGCTGCTCGTCGTCGCGGACGGTCCGCGACCCGACCACCCGGAAGACGCCGCCAAAGTTGCCGCAGTCCGCTCTCAGATCGACACCGGAATCGACTGGCCGTGCGAGGTTCTCCGAGATGAAGCGGAGGAGAACCTTGGGTGCGGCCGACGGGTTTCCAGCGGCCTCGACTGGGCATTCGGACACATCGAGGAAGCCATCATTCTCGAGGACGACTGCCTGCCCCACCCGAGCTTCTTCTCGTTTTGCGACGAGATGCTCGCCCGCTACCGCGACGACGCCCGCGTGATGCACGTCGCCGGCACGAATCTCGCCGCATCCCGCATGAAATCAGGGACGAAAGCCTGGTTCAGCCGGCACGCGTGGGTCTGGGGCTGGGCCACGTGGCGCCGCGCGTGGCAGCACTACGACTTCACGATGGATTCGTGGACCGAGCGCCTGCCCACTCTTCGCGCGAGCTTCGCCAGCTCCTGGGAACGCCGCTACTGGCTGCCGACGCTCGACCGCGCCCGTCGCGAACTCGCGCGCGCCAACACGTGGGACTATTCCTGGCACTACACCTGTCGCTCCCTCGGCGGCCGCGCCATCGTTCCCACCCGCAACCTCATCGAGAATCTGGGATTCGGCGTCGATCACACCCACACGCCGCTCGCGCTGCGTCGGCTTCAACAACCCGGCGAGGACTGCGGTCCGATTACCGATTCCGTCTCCTCGCGAATTTCGCCCTACCATGACGAATTGATCAGCCGCGTCTACATGGGCGAGCCACCCACGCTCATCAACGACCTGAAGTCGCGAATCCGCACGGCTCCCGCAACCGTCGCCCAAATCTTCGGCGATCTGCTCCGAGTCACGCCCCTCTCCCGCTGA